A stretch of Treponema vincentii F0403 DNA encodes these proteins:
- a CDS encoding IS110 family transposase: MQGTGRWIGLDLSKETYEMRYFDQKGKVAGSGGLTTKVGRAKLYAKLKSEDIVAMEANSLAFVMEQEMRTIGCTVIILNASQLSVIYASTKKTDKEDAVKLARLIKIYEKEDLPTVDVPTDKEWYRRKLIKEYKTLKADRTREINRLHALFVQCGITTIKRSNVQTDVNRQEVLPQLFDYEARQAKRVCARLTVLDAQIEELDQLIKKECKEDEDIQRLQTIPGVGDKTALAFAAYVGDGKRFNNGDQVSNYLGIVPRVDCSGTINKYGHITKKGNGVVRSLLYQAAWAIVRSKRGGALKAKYFYMTEHGKGKKISITAIARKMAKLLYVVMKNKQMVYQEMPAPSLRAG; this comes from the coding sequence ATGCAAGGGACTGGAAGATGGATCGGATTGGATTTGAGTAAAGAAACGTATGAAATGCGTTACTTTGATCAAAAAGGGAAAGTCGCAGGTTCGGGAGGGCTGACAACAAAAGTCGGAAGAGCAAAACTGTATGCAAAGTTAAAATCGGAAGATATTGTCGCGATGGAAGCGAATAGTCTTGCGTTTGTAATGGAGCAGGAGATGAGAACAATTGGCTGCACAGTAATAATCTTAAACGCATCGCAGCTATCGGTAATCTATGCCAGTACGAAGAAAACGGATAAGGAAGATGCGGTAAAGCTTGCACGGTTAATAAAGATATATGAAAAAGAGGATTTACCGACCGTAGATGTGCCGACGGATAAGGAATGGTATCGGAGAAAACTCATCAAAGAGTACAAGACACTAAAAGCTGACCGGACACGGGAAATCAATCGGCTGCATGCGTTATTCGTACAATGTGGGATAACAACGATAAAACGCAGTAATGTGCAAACCGATGTAAATCGGCAGGAAGTGTTGCCGCAGCTTTTTGATTATGAAGCAAGGCAAGCGAAACGAGTGTGTGCCAGACTTACGGTATTGGATGCACAGATAGAAGAGCTGGATCAGCTGATAAAAAAGGAATGTAAAGAAGATGAAGATATCCAACGATTGCAAACGATACCGGGAGTCGGAGATAAGACAGCGCTCGCCTTTGCCGCTTATGTCGGAGATGGAAAGCGCTTTAATAATGGAGATCAAGTGTCCAATTACTTAGGGATAGTGCCGCGGGTTGATTGTTCGGGAACGATAAACAAGTATGGGCATATTACAAAGAAGGGAAATGGAGTCGTAAGGTCATTGCTCTATCAAGCAGCATGGGCAATAGTACGGAGTAAACGCGGGGGAGCTTTAAAGGCAAAGTATTTTTATATGACTGAACATGGGAAGGGGAAGAAGATATCGATAACGG